Proteins encoded in a region of the Cygnus olor isolate bCygOlo1 chromosome 4, bCygOlo1.pri.v2, whole genome shotgun sequence genome:
- the HAND2 gene encoding heart- and neural crest derivatives-expressed protein 2: MSLVGGFPHHPVVHHEGYPFAAAAAAAAAAATRCGHEENPYFHGWLISSHPEMSPPDYSMALSYSPEYANGAPGMDHSHYGGVPPGSGPPGLGGPRPVKRRGTANRKERRRTQSINSAFAELRECIPNVPADTKLSKIKTLRLATSYIAYLMDLLAKDDQNGEAEAFKAEIKKTDVKEEKRKKELNEILKSTVSSNDKKTKGRTGWPQHVWALELKQ; the protein is encoded by the exons ATGAGTCTAGTGGGCGGCTTCCCCCACCACCCGGTGGTGCACCATGAGGGCTACCCCttcgccgccgccgctgccgccgccgccgccgccgccacccgcTGCGGCCACGAGGAGAACCCCTACTTCCACGGCTGGCTCATCAGCAGCCACCCGGAGATGTCCCCCCCCGACTACAGCATGGCTCTGTCCTACAGCCCCGAGTACGCCAACGGGGCGCCGGGCATGGACCACTCCCATTACGGGGGGGTGCCGCCCGGGAGCGGCCCGCCCGGGCTCGGGGGGCCCCGGCCGGTGAAGCGCAGGGGCACGGCGAACCGCAAGGAGCGGCGCAGGACTCAGAGCATCAACAGCGCCTTCGCGGAGCTGCGGGAGTGCATCCCCAACGTGCCCGCCGACACCAAGCTCTCCAAGATCAAAACCCTCCGCCTGGCCACCAGCTACATCGCCTACCTCATGGACCTGCTCGCGAAGGACGACCAGAACGGGGAGGCGGAGGCCTTCAAGGCAGAGATCAAGAAGACAGACgtgaaggaggagaagaggaagaaagagctg AACGAAATCTTGAAAAGCACAGTTAGCAGCAACGATAAGAAAACCAAAGGGAGGACTGGCTGGCCGCAGCATGTCTGGGCTTTGGAGCTCAAGCAGTAA